In Coturnix japonica isolate 7356 chromosome 4 unlocalized genomic scaffold, Coturnix japonica 2.1 chr4random350, whole genome shotgun sequence, one DNA window encodes the following:
- the LOC107306815 gene encoding retinol dehydrogenase 12 isoform X3 translates to MELARRNARTILACRSRERGQAALEEIRAATGNPNVVLRLLDSSSMASVRAFAGQVLREEKRLDVLVNNAAVTGLPFGITAEGLERTFATNYLGPFLLTNLLLDLMRASAPARIVTVSSFRHSAGSADGRYLTGQERPGGFDRTYNSTKLMNVLFSAELARRLQGTGVTANSLNPGVVSTGIMRNFSWALRGLFFLISPFLKSAQQGAVSTIYCAVSEEASGISGKYFDSDCSLTLPSAAARDAGLARKLWEESERLTGLSP, encoded by the exons ATGGAGCTGGCCCGCAGGAACGCCCGCACCATCCTGGCGTGCCGCAGCCGGGAGCGCGGCCAGGCGGCGTTGGAGGAGATTCGGGCGGCCACCGGGAACCCCAACGTGGTGCTGCGGCTCCTGGACAGCAGCTCCATGGCCTCGGTTCGGGCCTTCGCCGGGCAGGTGCTGCGGGAGGAGAAGCGGCTGGACGTGCTGGTCAATAACGCCGCCGTCACCG GGCTGCCCTTCGGAATCACGGCCGAGGGGCTGGAACGGACCTTCGCCACCAACTACCTGGGCCCGTTCCTGCTCACCAACCTGCTGCTGG ACCTGATGAGGGCGTCGGCGCCCGCCCGCATCGTCACCGTGTCGTCGTTCCGGCACAGCGCGGGCAGCGCGGACGGCCGGTACCTCACCGGGCAGGAGCGACCCGGGGGCTTCGACCGCACCTACAACAGCACCAAGCTCATGAACGTCCTCTTCAGCGCGGAGCTGGCGCGGCGCCTGCAGGGCACGG GGGTGACCGCCAACAGCCTGAACCCCGGCGTGGTGAGCACCGGCATCATGCGCAACTTCAGCTGGGCGCTGCGCGgcctcttcttcctcatcagCCCCTTCCTCAAG TCGGCGCAGCAGGGCGCCGTCAGCACCATTTACTGCGCCGTCTCGGAGGAGGCCTCGGGCATCTCGGGGAAATACTTCGACAGCGACTGCAGCCTCACGCTGCCCTCCGCAGCCGCCCGGGACGCGGGGCTGGCCCGCAAACTTTGGGAGGAGTCGGAGCGGCTGACGGGGCTGAGCCCGTAG